In Kogia breviceps isolate mKogBre1 chromosome 9, mKogBre1 haplotype 1, whole genome shotgun sequence, a single window of DNA contains:
- the NPVF gene encoding pro-FMRFamide-related neuropeptide VF, with protein sequence MEIISSKQFILLTLATSSLLTSNIFRSDESMLPNLHSKKNYDKYSEPRGDLRWEKERSLNFEELKDWGPKNIIKMSTPAVNKMPPSVANLPLRFGRTMEEEKSTGAMANPPLRFGSNTEDSISRRVPNLPQRFGRTTVAKSVTKALSDLLQQSMHSPSANGLLYSVTCQPQEIQNPDQKNLRRLGLKKIDDAELKQEK encoded by the exons atggaaattatttcatCAAAACAATTCATTTTACTGACTTTAGCCACTTCAAGCTTATTAACATCAAACATCTTCCGTTCAGATGAATCGATGTTGCCCAATCTTCACAGCAAAAAGAATTATGACAAATATTCTGAG CCTAGAGGAGATCTCCgctgggaaaaagaaagaagtctcAATTTTGAAGAGTTAAAAGACTGGGGTCCAAAAAACATCATTAAGATGAGTACACCTGCAGTCAACAAAATGCCACCCTCAGTAGCCAACttgccactgagatttgggaggaccatggaagaagaaaaaagcactGGGGCAATGGCCAACCCGCCTCTGAGATTTGGAAGCAATACAGAGGACAGCATCTCGAGACGTGTTCCTAATCTGCCCCAAAGGTTTGGGAGAACAACAGTAGCCAAAAGTGTCACCAAGGCACTGAGTGATTTGCTCCAACAATCCATGCATTCACCATCTGCCAATGGGTTACTTTACTCCGTGACCTGCCAGCCCCAAGAAATCCAGAATCCTGATCAAAAGAACCTAAG gagactgggattgaaGAAAATAGATGATGCAGAATTGAAACAAGAAAAGTAA